From bacterium, the proteins below share one genomic window:
- the tuf gene encoding elongation factor Tu (EF-Tu; promotes GTP-dependent binding of aminoacyl-tRNA to the A-site of ribosomes during protein biosynthesis; when the tRNA anticodon matches the mRNA codon, GTP hydrolysis results; the inactive EF-Tu-GDP leaves the ribosome and release of GDP is promoted by elongation factor Ts; many prokaryotes have two copies of the gene encoding EF-Tu) translates to EMVMPGDNVEITGELIAPIAMEKELRFAIREGGRTVGAGVVSEIIQ, encoded by the coding sequence GGAGATGGTGATGCCGGGGGACAACGTGGAGATCACGGGCGAGCTGATCGCGCCGATCGCGATGGAGAAGGAGCTGCGCTTCGCGATCCGCGAGGGCGGGCGCACGGTGGGCGCCGGCGTCGTCTCCGAGATCATCCAGTAA